A part of Desulfotomaculum nigrificans DSM 574 genomic DNA contains:
- a CDS encoding aldehyde ferredoxin oxidoreductase family protein, which translates to MKFYRVNMTTKQAKIEEVPQKFAGLAGRALTSSFILDEVDPKCHPLGPNNKLIFAPGLLGGTSCPNSGRLSVGSKSPLTGGIKESNAGGTAAQKLAKMGIAGLIVEGMPEDDKYYVIKVTVDGAVVEEAPAEIIGKGNYEAIQVLNKKYGEKVGIIIIGPAGEMKLTAANISVKDPESNIRSAGRGGLGAVMGSKKVKAIVIDDTGAPGVTIANMEAFREAAKRFAKGLTSHPVTGEGLPKFGTNVLVNILNEAGGLPTKNFRAGRNEWANNISGETMSATIEARGGKVTHGCHPGCVIRCSQHYYDKDGKYLTSGFEYETIWALGANACINDLDAIAMADRLMDDIGVDSIETSVTIAVAMEAGIIPWGDAEKAIDLIKQIGEGTPLGRIIGSGAAVTGQAFGVSRVPVVKKQAIPAYDPRAVKGVGLTYATTPMGADHTAGYAVATNILKVGGFIEPLKKDGQVELSRNLQIATAAVDSTGLCLFVAFCILDNADAFQAIIDMINAQYGLSLTADDVTELGKKVLRAERKFNELAGFTKADDRLPEFFKEECPPHNTTWDFTDDEIDEVYKF; encoded by the coding sequence ATGAAATTCTACCGCGTAAATATGACCACAAAACAGGCCAAAATTGAAGAAGTTCCTCAGAAATTCGCCGGTCTGGCCGGCCGTGCCCTGACCTCCAGTTTTATTTTGGATGAAGTGGATCCCAAATGTCATCCCCTGGGACCCAACAATAAACTGATCTTTGCCCCGGGTCTGCTGGGTGGAACTTCCTGCCCCAATTCTGGTCGCCTGTCAGTAGGAAGTAAGAGCCCCTTAACCGGCGGTATTAAAGAAAGTAACGCCGGTGGTACAGCTGCCCAGAAATTAGCTAAAATGGGCATTGCCGGATTAATTGTGGAAGGTATGCCGGAAGATGATAAATACTATGTGATTAAAGTAACTGTGGACGGTGCTGTGGTTGAAGAAGCACCCGCTGAAATTATCGGTAAGGGTAACTATGAAGCCATTCAGGTGCTGAATAAGAAATACGGGGAAAAAGTGGGTATCATCATCATTGGACCGGCCGGTGAAATGAAACTTACCGCCGCCAACATTTCCGTTAAAGACCCCGAAAGCAACATCCGTAGCGCCGGTCGCGGTGGTTTGGGTGCTGTAATGGGCTCCAAAAAGGTAAAAGCTATTGTTATTGATGACACCGGCGCACCTGGTGTAACTATTGCCAACATGGAAGCCTTTAGAGAGGCTGCCAAGCGCTTTGCCAAAGGTTTAACCTCTCACCCGGTGACCGGTGAAGGTCTGCCTAAGTTTGGTACCAACGTGCTGGTTAATATCTTAAACGAAGCCGGTGGTCTGCCCACCAAAAACTTCCGGGCCGGACGTAATGAATGGGCTAACAACATCAGCGGTGAGACCATGAGTGCCACCATTGAAGCCCGTGGCGGTAAAGTTACCCACGGTTGCCATCCCGGTTGTGTAATTCGCTGCTCCCAGCACTACTATGACAAGGATGGTAAATACCTCACCAGTGGCTTTGAGTATGAGACCATCTGGGCCCTGGGTGCCAATGCCTGCATCAATGACCTGGATGCTATCGCCATGGCTGACCGCTTAATGGATGATATCGGGGTAGACAGTATTGAAACCTCTGTAACTATTGCTGTAGCCATGGAAGCAGGGATTATTCCCTGGGGCGATGCCGAGAAGGCCATCGATCTGATTAAACAAATCGGTGAAGGCACCCCCCTGGGTCGGATCATCGGTTCCGGTGCCGCTGTTACCGGTCAGGCCTTTGGCGTTTCCAGAGTGCCTGTTGTTAAGAAACAAGCAATTCCGGCTTATGATCCCCGTGCCGTTAAGGGTGTAGGTTTAACCTATGCTACCACTCCCATGGGTGCCGACCACACTGCCGGCTATGCCGTTGCTACCAACATTCTTAAAGTGGGTGGCTTTATCGAGCCGCTGAAAAAAGACGGCCAGGTGGAACTGTCCCGCAACCTGCAAATTGCCACTGCTGCCGTTGACAGCACCGGTCTCTGCCTATTCGTAGCTTTCTGCATTTTAGATAATGCTGATGCCTTCCAGGCCATCATTGATATGATCAACGCTCAATACGGTTTATCCCTGACTGCTGACGATGTTACCGAGCTGGGTAAAAAAGTTCTGCGGGCTGAGCGCAAGTTCAACGAACTGGCCGGCTTTACCAAGGCGGATGATCGTTTGCCTGAATTCTTTAAAGAAGAATGTCCTCCTCATAACACCACTTGGGACTTCACTGATGATGAAATTGACGAGGTTTACAAATTCTAA
- a CDS encoding reverse transcriptase domain-containing protein, with product YRPNLGIKRVMQIILWNIETGYNHIYDCDIKGFFDNIPHKKLMKVLTKYIADGTVLDMIWAWLKAGYMEEGKFHPTDSGTPQGGVISPLLANLYLNELDWTLEEHGVRFVRYADDFLLFAKSKEDIERAAEVAKTTLDELGLEVSIEKTRFVDFDKDDFNFVGFSFKHWRERKKDGQAYFIVRPTDANLKDFKAKIKAKTRKTLTLNKEKWLEQVNPVIRGKINFFLTVYQAIKENEKYGQKSRCFHNSFGKELEAIDAYTRQRLRVAMIHNHPTQRKGHIMKTKWNNEFFARIGLIPSMWLYYSKQFGYTLEQYIQRITKKAKTKLERRIQRAKEKGREYYTPDLIRKMRYAQRMAKYT from the coding sequence CTACCGGCCTAACCTGGGTATCAAACGAGTGATGCAGATAATTTTGTGGAACATCGAAACGGGATACAATCATATTTACGACTGTGACATCAAGGGCTTCTTTGATAATATCCCGCACAAAAAGCTGATGAAAGTGCTTACCAAATATATCGCAGACGGAACAGTACTAGACATGATATGGGCTTGGCTCAAAGCCGGATACATGGAAGAAGGCAAATTCCATCCTACAGATTCCGGCACTCCTCAGGGCGGCGTCATCAGTCCTTTGCTGGCAAATCTGTATCTCAACGAATTGGACTGGACGCTGGAAGAACATGGGGTACGGTTTGTCAGGTATGCCGATGATTTTCTCTTGTTCGCCAAAAGTAAGGAAGATATTGAGAGAGCAGCTGAAGTAGCCAAAACAACCCTAGATGAGTTAGGATTAGAAGTCTCCATAGAAAAGACACGATTCGTGGACTTTGACAAGGATGACTTTAATTTCGTTGGATTTAGCTTTAAACATTGGAGAGAGCGCAAAAAGGATGGTCAGGCGTATTTCATTGTAAGGCCTACCGATGCCAATCTTAAAGATTTTAAAGCTAAGATAAAAGCCAAGACAAGAAAAACCCTGACATTAAACAAAGAGAAATGGCTGGAGCAGGTGAACCCGGTAATACGGGGCAAAATCAATTTCTTTCTTACTGTCTATCAGGCGATTAAAGAGAATGAGAAGTACGGGCAAAAGAGCCGCTGTTTTCATAATTCCTTCGGCAAAGAATTGGAAGCCATTGATGCTTACACCCGACAACGATTAAGGGTGGCAATGATCCATAACCATCCGACACAAAGAAAAGGGCACATCATGAAAACCAAATGGAATAACGAGTTCTTCGCTCGCATAGGACTAATTCCCTCTATGTGGCTCTACTACAGCAAGCAATTTGGCTACACCTTAGAACAATACATCCAGCGTATAACGAAAAAGGCCAAGACAAAACTGGAACGCAGAATACAGAGGGCAAAAGAAAAAGGCCGGGAGTATTATACTCCGGACCTGATTCGTAAAATGCGGTACGCTCAAAGAATGGCGAAATATACCTGA
- a CDS encoding DUF1540 domain-containing protein, with product MNQHIHCIVNDCHYWAQGNKCEANEILVATDQFSSQQPDRIDASMASQLTPSQAGNCMSTCCKSYVPKGSGKITADNITKMS from the coding sequence TTGAATCAACACATCCACTGTATTGTGAACGACTGCCACTACTGGGCACAAGGAAACAAGTGTGAGGCTAACGAGATACTTGTAGCTACGGATCAGTTTAGTTCTCAGCAACCTGATAGAATTGACGCCAGTATGGCAAGTCAACTTACCCCGTCTCAAGCCGGAAACTGCATGTCGACCTGCTGCAAGAGTTATGTTCCTAAGGGTTCCGGTAAAATCACAGCTGACAATATTACTAAAATGTCATAG
- a CDS encoding iron-containing alcohol dehydrogenase, translated as MGVGAVQKNLLTISKFVAPEIIFGLGALSQVGESAARLGIRKVFLVSDPGVVNAGWVEKALSYLKEVGISAVVWYNLTTNPKDSEVAQGVNRYLESGCDGIVAVGGGSPIDAAKAIAILATNGGQIKDYEGVNKITSPLPPMVVVATTGGSGAEVSQFSMIVEKGRRVKMAIISKSLIPDIAIIDPLLLQTKSTRLTAATGVDALSHAIEAYVSLAATPLTDVHALAAIRLIASNLRESVACKTNLEAKSAMAMASLQAGLAFSNAILGATHAMTHQVDGLLDLHHGETNGILLPYVMEFNLISCGDKFVHIADAMGVQTTGLGKWKAAEKGIAAVRRLFRDVGIPEKLSQVGLKEAHIKELSANALRDACLVTNPRDAGVEEIEALYKRAL; from the coding sequence ATGGGGGTAGGGGCCGTGCAGAAAAATTTGTTAACCATAAGTAAGTTTGTTGCCCCGGAAATTATTTTTGGTCTGGGAGCACTAAGCCAGGTGGGGGAAAGTGCCGCCCGTCTGGGGATAAGGAAAGTATTTTTGGTTAGTGACCCGGGAGTTGTCAATGCCGGTTGGGTGGAAAAGGCCTTATCCTATCTGAAAGAGGTTGGTATCAGCGCGGTTGTCTGGTATAACTTAACCACTAACCCCAAGGATAGCGAAGTTGCCCAGGGGGTAAACCGTTACCTGGAAAGCGGTTGTGATGGTATTGTGGCTGTAGGTGGGGGAAGTCCCATCGATGCGGCCAAGGCCATCGCTATTTTAGCCACCAACGGGGGGCAAATCAAAGACTACGAGGGAGTGAACAAAATAACCAGCCCGCTGCCGCCCATGGTGGTGGTGGCTACTACCGGAGGTTCGGGAGCCGAGGTATCCCAATTTTCCATGATTGTGGAAAAGGGCAGACGGGTAAAAATGGCCATTATTTCAAAGTCTTTAATTCCTGATATTGCCATTATTGACCCGCTGCTGTTACAAACTAAAAGCACTCGACTAACTGCTGCCACCGGGGTGGATGCTTTGAGTCACGCCATCGAGGCCTATGTGTCCCTGGCTGCAACTCCGCTCACCGATGTACACGCCCTGGCGGCCATTAGATTAATTGCCTCAAATTTAAGAGAATCCGTGGCCTGTAAAACTAATTTAGAGGCCAAATCAGCCATGGCTATGGCCAGCTTACAGGCTGGATTGGCTTTTTCCAATGCCATTTTGGGTGCTACCCACGCTATGACACACCAGGTGGACGGCCTGTTAGATTTACATCATGGTGAGACCAACGGCATTTTACTCCCCTATGTGATGGAGTTTAACCTAATCTCCTGTGGGGATAAATTTGTTCATATAGCTGATGCCATGGGGGTACAGACAACCGGTTTAGGTAAATGGAAAGCCGCTGAAAAGGGAATTGCCGCGGTGCGCCGGTTATTTAGAGATGTTGGTATTCCGGAGAAACTGTCACAGGTGGGATTGAAGGAAGCACATATTAAAGAGCTAAGTGCCAATGCGCTACGGGATGCTTGCCTGGTAACCAATCCCCGGGATGCCGGGGTTGAGGAAATTGAGGCTTTATATAAAAGGGCCTTGTAG
- a CDS encoding GAF domain-containing sensor histidine kinase, which yields MFDDKISIIRNLTGVNSSKLNYYLEVQRSNEQIKIQMNRLEIIHQLIKDINIDMSLSDIVDRVYSKLPQALTCSFLGLALVKDNQLTMTAAIPGNGNIGQPVPESSVLWRAYSKCQKLLYNFNQSCEPACELLPEEEPVADWGLRSVAIVPLRVRHKVIGVLVVGDRGDVTYGDSELMFIEQLADQLAICIEDASLYKEVSKGKQEWEATFKAVPDPIFLIDKNFNVLRHNQHYVGEAPDLDIPVQEQKCYRILWHKDAPCENCPVEEVYQRGRGIYKQLQNDGRVFDSFYYPMVDQHGEIYAVILHLKDVTEKVKMEAQLVNSAKLVAIGEMAAGVAHELNSPMTVMIGTAQMMQRDLPKDDPRHEWLDDIISCGMRCKKIIQNLLSFSRQGQFSVAETNVNEQVEKVLSLIHYQINRNNIDIRKKLDPSLPHIMANGHQLQQVIINLLLNARDALEETSGQKSIVITTFTRKQQDKDWVVVEVKDNGQGIAPENLQKIFNPFYTSKEASKGTGLGLSVSLGIAQSHGGTIEVESELGVGSTFRLVLPQMENTGGET from the coding sequence GTGTTTGATGATAAAATAAGCATTATACGGAATTTAACCGGGGTTAACTCTTCTAAACTTAATTACTACCTGGAAGTCCAGCGTTCCAACGAGCAAATAAAAATACAAATGAACCGCTTAGAAATTATTCACCAGCTGATTAAGGATATCAATATTGATATGTCCTTATCAGATATAGTGGATCGAGTATACAGCAAGTTGCCCCAGGCCTTAACCTGTTCATTTTTGGGCCTGGCTTTAGTAAAGGATAATCAATTAACTATGACGGCAGCTATACCGGGTAATGGCAATATAGGGCAGCCGGTACCGGAAAGTTCGGTACTCTGGCGGGCTTACAGTAAATGCCAAAAGCTTTTATATAACTTTAATCAAAGTTGTGAACCTGCCTGTGAATTACTTCCGGAGGAGGAGCCGGTGGCCGACTGGGGCCTGCGTTCGGTGGCCATTGTACCCTTAAGAGTGCGTCATAAAGTAATCGGCGTATTGGTGGTGGGGGACCGGGGGGATGTTACCTATGGTGATTCTGAACTGATGTTCATTGAACAATTGGCTGACCAACTGGCCATTTGTATCGAGGATGCCAGTCTATACAAAGAGGTTTCCAAGGGTAAACAGGAATGGGAGGCCACCTTTAAGGCAGTACCGGATCCTATTTTTCTAATTGATAAAAATTTTAATGTACTGCGTCATAACCAGCATTATGTAGGGGAAGCTCCGGATTTGGATATACCGGTGCAAGAACAAAAATGCTACCGGATTTTATGGCATAAAGATGCGCCCTGCGAGAACTGCCCGGTGGAAGAGGTATATCAAAGGGGCCGGGGCATCTACAAACAATTACAAAATGACGGCAGGGTCTTCGACAGCTTTTACTATCCCATGGTAGACCAGCACGGGGAGATTTATGCGGTCATCTTGCACCTAAAGGATGTTACCGAAAAGGTTAAAATGGAAGCCCAATTGGTAAATTCCGCCAAACTGGTGGCCATTGGTGAAATGGCGGCCGGAGTAGCCCATGAACTCAATAGCCCTATGACGGTAATGATTGGTACCGCCCAAATGATGCAAAGGGATTTACCAAAGGATGATCCAAGGCATGAGTGGCTTGATGATATAATTAGTTGTGGCATGCGCTGCAAAAAAATAATTCAAAATCTACTCTCATTTTCCCGCCAGGGACAGTTTTCCGTGGCTGAAACCAATGTCAATGAGCAGGTGGAAAAGGTTTTAAGTTTGATTCATTACCAAATTAACCGTAACAATATTGATATCAGAAAAAAGTTAGATCCTAGTCTACCTCATATTATGGCCAATGGCCATCAGCTGCAGCAGGTGATTATTAATTTACTGCTTAATGCCAGGGATGCCTTGGAAGAAACCTCAGGGCAGAAAAGCATAGTTATTACCACCTTCACCAGAAAGCAGCAGGATAAAGATTGGGTGGTGGTAGAGGTTAAGGATAACGGGCAGGGCATTGCACCGGAAAATCTGCAAAAGATTTTTAACCCTTTTTATACTAGTAAAGAGGCCAGTAAAGGCACCGGACTGGGACTTTCGGTAAGTTTAGGGATAGCCCAATCGCATGGGGGTACCATCGAGGTGGAAAGTGAGCTGGGAGTTGGTAGTACATTCAGACTTGTTCTACCGCAAATGGAGAATACAGGGGGCGAAACTTAA
- a CDS encoding sigma-54-dependent transcriptional regulator has product MMGEPSILIIDDEQPVGTFFTRLLKYKGYRIHVAISGREAHELIARETFDVAMVDLKLPDADGLSLLQHIKSVQPQCEVIIMTGYSTTRTAVKAIQYGAFDYIEKPFDDISLVEELIEKALNYKAESSQESGTYSWSELAQKVGFIVGHTPKMIKLVSIAERIATKDINVLIHGETGTGKEVLARFVHAASHRADKPFLAINCGALPENLLESELFGHEKGSFTGASVQRKGIFELANNGTLFLDEIGEASLSIQVKLLRVLETGEFLRVGGEKPVKTNVRIIAATNVDLEEAVAQKAFREDLFYRLDVVRLLLPPLRERKEDIPALVEHFIQRFAGQNTGARPSFSPECMEAMVNYNWPGNIRELANSVEQALALCDGNTVLLEHLSSKISGQTDIILKKEPAPIESVSQSNNGADFLLYREKDLELMDENSLVQLYQRVEGLYRLLQRVMGKKGISNVFPASIQEIEARAIMETLEFYNGNVSMSARALGIGRNTLYRKAKEYNINISG; this is encoded by the coding sequence ATGATGGGTGAACCAAGCATCTTAATAATTGATGATGAGCAACCTGTAGGGACTTTTTTTACCCGGTTATTAAAATATAAGGGATACCGCATTCATGTAGCCATCTCCGGCCGAGAAGCCCATGAACTAATCGCCCGGGAAACCTTTGATGTAGCTATGGTGGATCTTAAATTACCTGACGCTGACGGCTTGAGCCTGTTACAACATATTAAGTCGGTACAGCCGCAATGTGAAGTAATTATAATGACCGGCTACAGTACCACGCGAACTGCTGTTAAAGCCATTCAATACGGTGCCTTTGATTATATCGAAAAACCCTTTGATGATATTTCTTTAGTTGAGGAACTAATTGAGAAGGCTTTAAACTACAAGGCCGAATCCAGTCAGGAAAGCGGCACCTATAGCTGGAGTGAATTAGCCCAAAAAGTTGGTTTCATAGTTGGTCATACCCCTAAGATGATAAAATTAGTATCCATTGCTGAACGCATTGCCACCAAGGATATAAACGTATTAATTCACGGTGAGACAGGAACCGGCAAAGAGGTGCTGGCCAGATTTGTTCATGCGGCCAGCCACCGGGCGGATAAACCATTTTTGGCCATCAACTGTGGGGCTCTACCGGAGAACTTATTGGAAAGTGAATTATTTGGGCATGAAAAGGGATCCTTCACCGGTGCCAGTGTGCAGCGCAAAGGTATCTTTGAATTGGCCAACAATGGTACCTTGTTTCTTGATGAAATTGGTGAGGCCAGTCTGTCTATTCAAGTAAAACTGCTCCGGGTGTTGGAAACCGGAGAATTTTTACGGGTGGGTGGCGAAAAACCGGTTAAAACCAACGTTAGAATTATTGCGGCCACCAATGTGGATTTGGAAGAAGCCGTGGCCCAGAAGGCCTTTAGGGAGGACTTATTTTACCGGTTAGATGTGGTTCGGTTGCTACTGCCACCCTTAAGGGAACGTAAGGAAGATATTCCAGCTTTGGTGGAACACTTTATACAAAGATTTGCTGGCCAAAATACCGGGGCCAGGCCCAGTTTTTCACCGGAATGTATGGAAGCCATGGTCAACTATAACTGGCCGGGCAATATTCGTGAACTGGCCAATTCGGTGGAACAGGCCTTGGCTTTGTGTGACGGTAATACGGTGCTTTTGGAGCATTTATCCAGTAAAATTTCCGGACAAACGGATATTATTTTAAAAAAAGAACCGGCTCCCATCGAAAGTGTATCCCAGTCAAACAATGGGGCGGATTTTCTCCTGTACCGGGAAAAAGATCTGGAATTAATGGATGAAAACAGCTTGGTGCAACTTTACCAACGGGTGGAAGGCTTGTACAGGTTGCTACAACGGGTAATGGGGAAGAAAGGTATCAGTAATGTATTTCCTGCCTCCATCCAGGAGATAGAAGCCAGGGCCATTATGGAAACATTGGAATTTTACAATGGTAATGTCAGTATGAGTGCTCGGGCTTTGGGTATTGGTCGCAATACACTTTACCGGAAAGCCAAGGAATATAACATAAATATTTCAGGTTAA
- a CDS encoding MoaD/ThiS family protein, protein MGTIELRGFGSLQKVMKEKGFGFPEQVEIGEGITGEDLLAKLDILKEQVEGIFVNGKVERLSHIINPGDRVALIPPGVPGPYRVMLGIVGDVGMESNKKENK, encoded by the coding sequence TTGGGTACTATCGAGTTGCGTGGTTTTGGCAGTCTGCAAAAAGTAATGAAAGAAAAGGGTTTTGGTTTTCCGGAACAGGTTGAAATCGGAGAAGGCATCACCGGCGAAGATTTATTAGCTAAACTTGACATTCTAAAGGAACAAGTTGAAGGAATTTTTGTCAACGGCAAGGTTGAGCGGTTATCCCATATCATTAACCCAGGTGACCGGGTGGCCCTGATTCCTCCCGGAGTGCCGGGTCCCTACCGGGTGATGCTGGGCATTGTAGGTGATGTGGGTATGGAAAGTAATAAAAAAGAAAACAAATAA
- a CDS encoding MoaD/ThiS family protein, producing MQLELRVYTGLEKYTGTRYGELIQVEIASGSTIRDLLKKYNIPEKEVFSSLVNGLHKTLDTVLQEGDRVALFPPVGGG from the coding sequence ATGCAATTAGAATTAAGGGTGTATACGGGCCTGGAAAAGTATACCGGTACCCGCTACGGCGAGCTGATACAGGTAGAAATAGCCTCGGGCAGCACCATCCGTGACCTGCTAAAAAAATATAACATACCGGAAAAAGAAGTCTTCAGCTCATTAGTGAATGGTTTGCATAAAACATTAGATACTGTTTTACAAGAAGGTGACCGGGTGGCCCTTTTCCCACCGGTGGGTGGCGGTTAG
- a CDS encoding ABC transporter permease yields MEVFWHGLIMAIKLLFSGDREILEIALLTLRVSGTATLIAVLIGVPVGFFLALTSFPGRNMVVSAINFGMGLPPVVVGLVVWVLLSRYGPLGILGLLYTPTAMIIAQGIIAFPIVAGFTLAAFQQLHPKLKLQILSLGASRVQLLWLMAREARLGLLAAVMAGFGGAVSEVGASMMVGGNLVGSTRVLTTATVLAVNKGDQELGMALSLILLFLAFSVTVVLTTAQQRGRCP; encoded by the coding sequence GTGGAAGTATTTTGGCATGGATTAATTATGGCCATTAAACTTTTATTTAGCGGCGATAGAGAAATCCTGGAAATTGCCCTGTTAACCCTTAGGGTTTCTGGTACAGCCACACTGATTGCCGTCTTGATCGGAGTGCCGGTTGGTTTCTTCCTGGCCCTGACCTCTTTTCCTGGCCGAAACATGGTGGTCAGTGCCATTAACTTCGGTATGGGTTTGCCTCCGGTGGTGGTTGGTCTGGTGGTGTGGGTACTATTAAGCAGATATGGCCCCTTAGGAATTTTGGGCTTACTGTATACGCCCACAGCCATGATTATCGCCCAGGGGATCATCGCCTTTCCCATTGTGGCTGGTTTTACCCTGGCAGCCTTTCAACAACTGCATCCCAAACTGAAATTGCAAATATTATCCCTGGGTGCTTCCCGGGTGCAACTTCTCTGGTTAATGGCCAGAGAAGCTCGGCTGGGCCTGTTGGCCGCAGTGATGGCTGGTTTTGGGGGAGCTGTATCAGAGGTGGGTGCCTCCATGATGGTGGGGGGTAACTTGGTTGGTTCCACCAGGGTACTTACCACCGCTACAGTACTGGCAGTAAATAAGGGAGACCAGGAACTGGGTATGGCCTTAAGTCTCATTCTTTTATTTTTAGCCTTTTCCGTTACAGTTGTGTTAACAACTGCCCAGCAACGAGGGAGGTGTCCATAA
- a CDS encoding ABC transporter ATP-binding protein, with product MAVLEAEDIKFIKNGRLILDVEHFSLPAGEVTALIGVNGAGKTSLMQILALLQQPTSGRIFFKGQQVHRGNLLKLRQKMAFVFQQPLLLDMSVRKNIEIGLRFRKVPKKEMDRRVQEWLEKLGIYHLADGPVRYLSGGEAQRVSIARALALEPEVLFLDEPFTGLDSPTRGQLLLDIANLLHGTKIATLFVTHDYAEIPYLAHRLSVLDHGKLIQTGTPQEIYRQPKNETVTRLLQWLPLRGEMQGGRSRIEKEALA from the coding sequence GTGGCTGTTCTAGAGGCAGAAGATATAAAATTTATAAAAAACGGTCGGCTGATCCTGGATGTTGAACATTTCTCTTTACCGGCGGGTGAGGTGACTGCTCTTATTGGTGTCAACGGGGCAGGTAAGACATCTCTGATGCAAATCCTGGCTTTGCTGCAGCAACCCACCTCCGGTCGAATATTTTTTAAGGGTCAACAGGTGCACAGAGGTAACCTGTTAAAGCTACGGCAGAAAATGGCCTTTGTTTTTCAGCAACCATTGTTGCTGGATATGAGTGTGAGGAAAAACATTGAAATTGGTCTGCGTTTTCGTAAGGTACCGAAAAAAGAAATGGATCGGCGGGTCCAGGAATGGTTAGAAAAACTGGGTATTTATCACTTGGCCGATGGGCCGGTGCGTTATCTCTCAGGGGGAGAGGCCCAAAGGGTAAGTATCGCCCGGGCCCTGGCCCTGGAGCCGGAGGTATTGTTTTTAGATGAGCCCTTCACGGGTTTGGACAGCCCCACCCGGGGTCAGTTGCTTTTAGATATTGCTAATCTTCTGCATGGTACGAAGATTGCAACTTTATTTGTTACCCACGATTATGCCGAAATACCGTATCTGGCCCACCGTTTATCGGTATTGGATCATGGCAAGTTAATTCAAACCGGCACTCCCCAGGAAATATACCGGCAACCAAAGAACGAAACAGTGACCCGGTTACTTCAATGGCTCCCACTGAGAGGTGAGATGCAGGGGGGGAGAAGCAGGATAGAAAAGGAGGCCTTAGCATGA
- the moaA gene encoding GTP 3',8-cyclase MoaA, with the protein MIDTFQRNINYLRISVTDRCNLRCVYCMPPEGVKQTPHWEILSLEEFGRVVDAASDIGIRKVRITGGEPLVRKNIIDLFRYIAANPLIDDISITTNGILFADMAADLKKAGLNRVNFSLDSLNPQNFKDITRLGKFEDVWRGINKAIELDLHPVKLNVVAVRGVNDQEFTDFARLSREMPLHIRFIELMPIGECNPWAVGNFISANEIMTRLREEFGPMQAEIKVTGSGPAKYFRLPGAKGTIGFITAISEHFCGTCNRLRLTANGQLRPCLYANKEFDLKTPLRNGADRQELANLIVRAIRQKPQQHHMDQGWTDRRVMSQIGG; encoded by the coding sequence ATGATTGATACCTTTCAAAGAAATATTAATTACTTGAGAATATCAGTTACCGATCGTTGCAACCTCCGTTGTGTTTATTGTATGCCCCCCGAGGGAGTGAAACAGACCCCCCATTGGGAGATACTAAGCCTGGAGGAGTTTGGCCGGGTGGTAGATGCGGCCTCCGATATAGGGATTCGCAAAGTGCGCATTACCGGTGGGGAACCGCTGGTAAGGAAAAATATCATCGATTTATTCAGGTATATTGCCGCTAACCCGCTCATTGATGATATTTCTATTACCACCAACGGTATACTTTTTGCAGATATGGCCGCCGATTTAAAGAAGGCGGGTTTAAACAGAGTTAACTTTAGTTTGGATAGTCTAAACCCGCAAAACTTTAAAGATATCACCAGACTAGGTAAGTTTGAAGATGTTTGGCGGGGCATTAATAAGGCCATTGAACTGGATTTGCATCCGGTTAAATTAAATGTGGTGGCTGTACGCGGCGTAAACGACCAGGAGTTTACGGATTTTGCCAGGTTAAGCCGGGAAATGCCGCTGCACATCCGCTTTATTGAGTTAATGCCCATCGGCGAGTGTAACCCCTGGGCGGTAGGTAACTTTATATCTGCTAACGAAATCATGACCAGGCTCCGGGAGGAGTTTGGCCCCATGCAGGCAGAAATCAAAGTAACCGGCAGTGGCCCGGCTAAATACTTCCGTTTACCCGGGGCCAAAGGAACCATTGGCTTTATTACAGCCATCAGTGAACACTTTTGTGGTACTTGCAACAGGTTGAGACTGACGGCCAACGGTCAATTGCGGCCCTGCTTATACGCCAATAAAGAATTTGATTTAAAAACTCCCTTACGCAATGGCGCTGACAGGCAGGAACTGGCTAATTTAATTGTCCGGGCCATCCGTCAAAAGCCCCAGCAGCACCACATGGATCAGGGTTGGACTGACCGCAGGGTCATGAGTCAGATAGGAGGTTAA